From Calothrix sp. PCC 6303, a single genomic window includes:
- a CDS encoding circadian clock KaiB family protein: protein MPEKLPLPQLFKGIALFTPGGDLIYCIDPSKKGRWHLHLCTTLQEILDLSEPPHFLVPYYTATIDHWLDPRTEEVRTFAEAYPAVMRHQALLNSIFEAGDRVWQAAPWQDGLCDRFVMSTYRSTFPQLWEDHDLIVRADLKHSHSSFRSSVILPKQSQEKVQAYVLRLFVAGKSANTERILKTLYDLLERYLTYPYTLKVIDVLSHPEQAEVNQVSATPTLVKVYPLPIRRMVGDLDNVERILSMLGAKEPA from the coding sequence ATGCCAGAAAAGTTACCGCTACCTCAGTTATTTAAAGGTATTGCCCTATTTACACCTGGAGGAGATTTAATTTATTGTATTGACCCCAGTAAAAAGGGTCGATGGCATTTACATTTGTGTACGACTCTACAAGAAATTTTAGATTTATCTGAACCACCTCATTTTTTAGTTCCTTATTATACAGCGACAATTGATCACTGGTTAGATCCTCGGACAGAAGAAGTACGGACGTTTGCGGAAGCTTATCCGGCAGTAATGCGGCACCAAGCATTATTAAACAGTATTTTTGAAGCTGGCGATCGCGTATGGCAAGCAGCGCCTTGGCAGGATGGTTTATGCGATCGCTTTGTCATGTCAACCTATAGATCTACGTTCCCCCAACTGTGGGAAGACCATGATTTGATTGTTCGGGCTGATTTGAAACATTCCCATTCAAGTTTCAGGTCTTCAGTAATTTTACCTAAACAAAGTCAAGAAAAAGTACAGGCGTATGTTCTGCGTTTATTCGTTGCTGGCAAAAGTGCCAATACTGAACGCATTCTTAAAACCCTGTATGATTTATTAGAAAGATATCTAACTTACCCCTATACCCTAAAGGTAATTGATGTCCTGAGTCATCCGGAACAAGCGGAAGTCAATCAAGTATCGGCAACTCCCACCTTAGTTAAAGTTTATCCCCTACCAATCCGAAGAATGGTAGGGGATTTGGATAATGTTGAACGAATTTTAAGTATGTTGGGTGCGAAAGAACCAGCTTAG